One region of Halohasta litchfieldiae genomic DNA includes:
- a CDS encoding glutathione S-transferase N-terminal domain-containing protein gives MATSAPQLKLYNLQGCPYCKKVRRALDDLNLEYETHSVPHSRDQRAEVYEVSGQYGVPVLVDRTNGIEGMPESDDIVAYLYEEYGDGQQPPGGFVSRLLSRLF, from the coding sequence ATGGCAACGTCAGCACCACAGCTCAAACTGTACAATCTACAGGGCTGTCCCTACTGCAAGAAGGTCCGACGAGCACTTGATGATCTGAATCTGGAGTACGAAACCCACTCGGTGCCCCACTCACGGGACCAGCGAGCCGAGGTCTACGAGGTAAGTGGCCAGTACGGGGTGCCGGTTCTCGTCGACCGTACTAATGGAATCGAAGGGATGCCGGAAAGTGACGATATCGTCGCGTATCTCTACGAGGAGTACGGCGATGGCCAACAGCCGCCCGGCGGATTCGTGAGTCGACTGCTGTCGCGGCTGTTCTAA